Proteins encoded in a region of the Spiribacter sp. 1M189 genome:
- the clcA gene encoding H(+)/Cl(-) exchange transporter ClcA: protein MNPRSWRFYLAAALVGALAGLIGAAFHAMLDLAVSERPALEHWLDTLPVPSWLSLMLLCALMLMGALWLVLRFAPETAGSGIQEVEAILGTHRRLRWHRVLPVKFTGGLLAVGSGLALGREGPTIHAGAAFGQMISDWLGRDRAEARALIAAGAGAGLAAAFNAPLAAIIFVTEELREEFDYRFTTLQAVTLASCLAVIVSGALMGQGPQLPIPLADAGPVPVEALPLFLILGVVVGMIGVLFNRLLLAGVRSVRALPTSRHYLLVGGVGLALGLLLSYLPSVVGEGDTLVATLLRDQTALLILVGLLTLRLITTVTSYSLGLPGGIFAPMLALGTLIGAAFAGLIGIVAPALDLAPTFFAVAAMGALFAATVRAPLTGIVLVIELTGDVALALPIIVACLTATFTAQAMGGRPIYSELRALNSNAG, encoded by the coding sequence ATGAACCCCCGATCCTGGCGATTCTATCTGGCCGCCGCCCTGGTCGGCGCACTGGCTGGCCTGATCGGTGCGGCGTTTCACGCCATGCTCGATCTCGCGGTCAGCGAGCGGCCGGCCCTCGAACATTGGCTTGACACCCTCCCCGTCCCGTCATGGCTGTCACTCATGCTGCTCTGTGCGCTCATGCTGATGGGCGCACTATGGCTGGTCCTGCGTTTCGCCCCCGAGACCGCCGGTAGCGGTATTCAGGAAGTCGAGGCCATCCTCGGAACACACCGCCGCCTGCGCTGGCACCGGGTGTTGCCGGTCAAATTCACGGGTGGACTGCTGGCCGTCGGCTCGGGCCTGGCCCTGGGCCGCGAAGGCCCGACCATTCACGCGGGCGCCGCCTTCGGCCAGATGATCAGCGACTGGCTGGGGCGCGACCGCGCCGAGGCGCGTGCCCTGATCGCCGCCGGGGCCGGGGCCGGCCTGGCCGCCGCGTTCAACGCCCCGCTCGCGGCCATCATCTTTGTCACCGAAGAATTACGCGAGGAGTTCGACTACCGCTTCACCACGCTGCAGGCCGTTACCCTGGCCAGTTGTCTGGCGGTCATCGTCAGCGGCGCACTGATGGGGCAGGGGCCCCAGTTGCCGATTCCCCTCGCGGACGCCGGTCCGGTGCCCGTGGAGGCCCTACCGCTGTTCCTGATCCTCGGCGTGGTGGTGGGCATGATCGGCGTGTTGTTCAATCGTCTGCTCCTCGCCGGTGTGCGTTCCGTTCGTGCCCTGCCCACGAGCCGGCATTACCTGCTGGTCGGCGGAGTCGGCCTGGCTCTTGGTCTGCTGCTGTCGTATCTGCCCTCGGTGGTTGGCGAGGGGGACACGCTGGTCGCGACGCTGCTCCGGGATCAAACGGCCCTGCTGATCCTGGTCGGACTGCTGACGCTGCGCCTGATCACTACGGTCACCAGCTACAGCCTCGGGCTACCCGGCGGCATCTTCGCGCCCATGCTCGCGCTGGGCACACTGATCGGGGCGGCTTTCGCGGGCTTGATCGGCATTGTCGCGCCCGCCCTCGACCTCGCACCAACCTTCTTCGCCGTGGCCGCAATGGGGGCGCTTTTCGCCGCCACCGTGCGGGCGCCGCTGACGGGTATCGTGCTGGTCATCGAGCTCACGGGGGATGTCGCCCTGGCGCTGCCCATCATCGTGGCCTGCCTCACCGCCACGTTCACGGCACAGGCGATGGGCGGCCGACCGATCTATAGCGAACTCCGGGCGTTGAACTCGAACGCGGGCTGA
- a CDS encoding energy transducer TonB, which translates to MDDATLARDRLLMAILLSVVVHILVLFGPLGPGSLSKPRMSAEMPLTLELQRSTPQRSQPMRLVTGTAPDAWQTIDEPPREHQRHIDGTTRDEPAARYLREWILQAEAVGNQAYPPALIEADIRGRVVMAVTLNADGEILATRMLGDGGQPILQQAARRLVEAAAPFPAIPPAVLQGRDELVITRTWSFGETTP; encoded by the coding sequence ATGGACGATGCCACCCTCGCCCGCGATCGTCTGCTCATGGCGATCCTACTGTCGGTGGTGGTGCATATTCTGGTGTTGTTCGGGCCGTTGGGGCCGGGCAGCCTATCGAAACCCCGGATGAGCGCCGAGATGCCGCTCACCCTCGAGCTGCAGCGCTCGACCCCGCAACGCAGTCAACCCATGCGCCTGGTCACCGGCACAGCGCCCGACGCCTGGCAGACGATTGACGAACCACCCCGCGAGCACCAGCGGCATATCGACGGGACGACGCGTGACGAGCCAGCCGCACGGTATCTTCGCGAGTGGATCCTGCAGGCCGAGGCCGTGGGCAATCAGGCCTATCCACCGGCCCTGATCGAAGCGGATATCAGGGGTCGTGTTGTCATGGCGGTGACGCTCAATGCCGACGGCGAGATTCTCGCCACGAGGATGCTTGGGGACGGAGGGCAGCCTATCCTGCAACAAGCCGCGCGGCGCCTCGTCGAGGCCGCTGCGCCGTTCCCGGCGATACCGCCAGCCGTGCTGCAGGGTCGCGATGAGCTCGTCATCACGCGCACCTGGTCATTTGGGGAAACCACGCCATGA
- a CDS encoding YggT family protein — MGPGYLSSPLAFLVDTLFSLYIMAVMLRFLLQWSRADFYNPLSQFLVRVTQPLLQPLRRVIPGWGGIDFPAIVLMVVLQALALALLMMIAGVTPRIDYLLLRTPAELISLLLNVYLIAIVVRAILSWVNPSDYNPATTVLLGLTEPVIRPFRAIIPPIGGVDLSPLAAIIAIQILKMLIMPPLDRIAPALMM; from the coding sequence ATGGGGCCGGGTTATCTCAGCAGTCCACTGGCTTTTCTGGTGGATACGCTGTTCAGCCTCTACATCATGGCGGTTATGTTGCGGTTTCTGCTGCAGTGGTCGAGGGCGGATTTCTACAACCCGCTCTCGCAGTTTCTGGTCCGGGTCACCCAACCGCTGCTACAGCCCCTGCGCCGCGTCATTCCCGGCTGGGGCGGCATCGACTTTCCGGCCATCGTTCTGATGGTGGTGCTCCAGGCGTTGGCGCTGGCACTCCTGATGATGATCGCCGGCGTCACGCCACGTATCGATTACCTGTTGCTGCGCACGCCGGCCGAGCTCATCAGCCTGCTGCTCAACGTCTACCTGATTGCGATCGTCGTGCGGGCGATCCTCTCCTGGGTCAATCCGAGCGACTACAACCCGGCCACCACAGTCCTGCTGGGGCTGACCGAGCCCGTGATCCGGCCATTCCGGGCGATCATCCCGCCAATCGGGGGCGTCGATCTCTCCCCGCTGGCGGCCATCATCGCCATCCAGATCCTGAAGATGCTGATCATGCCACCGCTCGACCGCATCGCACCGGCATTGATGATGTAA
- a CDS encoding dihydroorotase has protein sequence MSRILIVNGRLIDPASGFDETGDVAVADGRIVRLGGQIEDFTPDQRIDASGQWVIPGLIDLSARLREPGATRKADITSESRAAAAAGITTLVMPPDTAPVMDTPSVVELVTHRADAAGAARVVPLGALTQKLAGEQLSGMAGLAAAGCPALSDGNRPIRDSLVLRRALEYASTFSLPCLLTPVDSSLAQGCLNEGPTATRLGLPGIPAAAETAGLGRQLAVAGATQARVHFGRLSSADGARLLTTALGENRKLTADVAIHHLFLTDQDAMEYDTRFHLEPPLRDIIDREALRQAVADRVIRIICSDHQPHDQDAKDGPFASTAPGASGLDTLLALVLRLVEEEVLPLHRALATVTLEPARLLGLEGGRLDEGAAADLVVVDPVDPWFCSEERLRSRGLNSPFLGWEFSARATHTLVAGRLVHQPDGP, from the coding sequence ATGAGTCGGATCCTCATCGTCAACGGTCGCCTGATCGATCCCGCCAGCGGCTTTGATGAAACCGGGGACGTCGCCGTCGCCGATGGACGCATCGTCCGGCTCGGGGGACAGATCGAGGACTTCACGCCGGATCAGCGCATCGACGCCAGCGGCCAATGGGTCATCCCCGGGCTGATCGACCTCAGCGCACGCCTGCGCGAACCGGGCGCCACCCGCAAGGCCGACATCACCAGCGAGAGCCGAGCGGCGGCGGCAGCCGGCATCACCACCCTGGTCATGCCACCGGACACCGCGCCGGTCATGGATACACCCTCCGTTGTGGAGCTGGTGACGCATCGGGCCGATGCCGCCGGCGCCGCCCGGGTGGTGCCGCTGGGTGCGCTGACGCAGAAACTGGCCGGCGAGCAGCTCTCCGGCATGGCGGGCCTGGCCGCCGCCGGATGCCCCGCGCTGTCCGACGGCAACCGGCCGATCCGGGATTCGCTGGTACTGCGGCGGGCGCTGGAATACGCCAGCACTTTCTCCCTGCCCTGTCTGCTCACACCGGTGGACTCGAGCCTGGCCCAGGGCTGCCTGAACGAGGGTCCGACGGCCACCCGGCTGGGCCTGCCCGGGATTCCCGCCGCGGCCGAAACCGCCGGGCTCGGCCGACAACTCGCGGTTGCCGGTGCCACCCAGGCCCGAGTCCACTTCGGACGGCTCTCCAGTGCTGATGGCGCGCGGCTGCTCACCACCGCGCTTGGCGAGAATCGCAAGCTGACGGCGGATGTGGCTATCCATCACCTGTTTCTGACCGATCAGGATGCGATGGAATACGACACGCGATTCCATCTGGAGCCGCCGCTGAGAGACATTATCGATCGAGAGGCCCTGCGGCAGGCCGTGGCCGACCGAGTGATCCGCATCATCTGCTCCGACCATCAGCCCCATGACCAGGATGCCAAGGATGGGCCGTTCGCCAGCACCGCACCCGGCGCCAGCGGCCTCGACACACTGCTGGCGCTGGTGCTGCGACTGGTCGAAGAGGAGGTGCTCCCACTGCATCGGGCACTGGCGACAGTGACCCTGGAGCCGGCCCGACTGCTGGGACTGGAGGGTGGCCGCCTTGATGAGGGCGCCGCCGCCGATCTGGTCGTTGTGGACCCGGTTGACCCGTGGTTCTGCAGCGAGGAGCGCCTGCGCAGCCGCGGCCTTAACTCCCCATTCCTCGGCTGGGAGTTCAGCGCCCGCGCCACGCATACCCTCGTGGCCGGACGGCTGGTCCATCAACCCGACGGCCCATGA
- the metX gene encoding homoserine O-succinyltransferase MetX — protein sequence MAGSFADDSVGLVTPRTVHFDESLALDSGRVLPGYTLAYETYGELNADASNAVLVCHALSGNHHAAGYNAPDERKPGWWEACIGPGKPLDTNRFFVVCSNNLGGCHGSTGPTTHNPETGEPYGADFPLVTVRDWVRSQARLADHLGITRWAAVAGGSLGGMQALQWAIDLPERLAHAIVIAAAPRLSAQNIAFNEVARQAIRSDPDFQEGHYATTGDRPRTGLMLARMLGHITYLSEAAMGEKFGRDRRGKPNDYGFNYDVEFEVESYLRYQGQSFVDRFDANTYLLMTRALDYFDPAAACEGDLAEALRGVTAPCFVASFTSDWRFPPAASREIVRALLDTNKRVSYAEIRASHGHDAFLMPVPRYREVFTTYMQRVAAEVGV from the coding sequence ATGGCCGGATCATTCGCTGACGATTCGGTGGGTCTGGTCACCCCTCGGACGGTCCATTTCGATGAATCCCTCGCCCTCGATTCGGGGCGGGTACTGCCGGGCTATACCCTCGCCTACGAGACCTACGGCGAACTCAACGCCGATGCCAGCAACGCCGTGCTGGTCTGTCACGCCCTGTCCGGCAATCATCACGCCGCCGGCTACAACGCGCCGGATGAACGCAAGCCCGGCTGGTGGGAGGCCTGCATCGGTCCCGGCAAACCCCTCGACACCAACCGCTTTTTCGTCGTCTGCAGCAACAACCTTGGCGGCTGTCACGGCTCCACCGGCCCGACGACCCATAATCCGGAAACCGGCGAGCCCTACGGCGCCGACTTTCCCCTGGTGACCGTCCGCGACTGGGTCCGCAGCCAGGCTCGGCTGGCCGATCATCTGGGCATTACCCGCTGGGCCGCCGTGGCCGGTGGCAGCCTGGGCGGGATGCAGGCGCTACAGTGGGCCATCGATCTGCCCGAGCGTCTGGCTCACGCCATCGTCATCGCCGCCGCCCCACGACTCTCGGCGCAGAACATCGCGTTCAACGAGGTCGCCCGACAGGCGATCCGCTCCGATCCGGATTTCCAGGAGGGTCACTACGCAACCACCGGGGATCGACCGCGCACCGGCCTGATGCTCGCGCGCATGCTCGGCCACATCACCTATCTGTCGGAGGCGGCCATGGGTGAGAAATTCGGCAGGGACCGGCGCGGCAAACCCAACGACTACGGCTTCAATTACGACGTGGAATTCGAGGTGGAGAGCTACCTGCGCTATCAGGGGCAGTCATTCGTGGATCGCTTCGATGCCAACACCTACCTGCTCATGACCCGCGCGCTGGACTACTTCGACCCGGCGGCGGCCTGCGAGGGCGATCTGGCGGAGGCCCTGCGTGGCGTCACCGCCCCCTGCTTCGTCGCCTCGTTCACCAGTGACTGGCGTTTCCCGCCGGCGGCCAGCCGCGAGATCGTGCGGGCGCTCCTCGACACCAACAAACGGGTCAGCTACGCCGAGATACGAGCCAGTCACGGCCACGATGCCTTTCTGATGCCGGTCCCCCGCTATCGCGAGGTGTTCACCACCTACATGCAGCGGGTCGCCGCGGAGGTCGGTGTATGA
- the ruvX gene encoding Holliday junction resolvase RuvX, producing MSKDATYLGFDAGEKRLGVAIGQSITGQARALAVLPCRAGRPDWSAVQAVVDDWRPAALIVGIPRHADGSASDSTRLAERFAGELARRTGVSVHRIDEQLSSHAAEAALHERGARADVIDAEAARIILETWISEQPP from the coding sequence ATGAGCAAAGACGCCACCTACCTCGGCTTCGATGCCGGAGAGAAACGATTGGGGGTGGCCATCGGGCAGTCGATCACCGGCCAGGCCCGTGCGCTGGCTGTTCTGCCATGCCGCGCCGGCCGCCCGGACTGGTCGGCGGTGCAAGCCGTTGTTGACGATTGGCGCCCGGCGGCGCTGATCGTCGGTATCCCTCGCCATGCCGACGGCAGCGCCTCGGACAGCACGCGTCTTGCCGAACGCTTCGCGGGAGAGCTGGCCCGGCGCACCGGGGTCAGCGTCCATCGCATCGACGAGCAGCTCTCGAGCCATGCCGCCGAGGCCGCCCTGCATGAGCGCGGCGCGAGGGCGGACGTGATCGATGCCGAGGCGGCGCGTATCATTCTCGAAACCTGGATAAGCGAGCAGCCCCCGTGA
- the pyrR gene encoding bifunctional pyr operon transcriptional regulator/uracil phosphoribosyltransferase PyrR, with product MPDIEPLLAKLTEQVATLLSAEGRERCALVGIHQGGAWLAQHLQARLELPGEPGAVDIAFYRDDLARGGLQAEVRPTRMPIDIEDRVIVLVDDILYTGRTIRAALNEIFDYGRPAAVRLAVLLDRPGRELPIQADIAAHYIDLPPRQRVKLRGPDPLHLVIEEAHS from the coding sequence TTGCCTGATATCGAACCGCTGCTGGCCAAGCTCACCGAGCAGGTGGCCACCCTGCTGTCGGCCGAGGGCCGGGAGCGCTGCGCGCTGGTGGGGATCCACCAGGGCGGCGCGTGGCTGGCACAGCACCTGCAGGCGCGCCTCGAACTACCCGGCGAGCCCGGCGCGGTGGACATCGCGTTCTACCGCGATGACCTGGCCCGTGGCGGCCTGCAGGCCGAGGTCCGGCCTACCCGAATGCCCATCGATATCGAGGACCGTGTCATCGTCCTGGTGGACGACATCCTCTACACCGGCCGGACCATTCGGGCGGCGCTTAACGAAATCTTCGACTACGGGCGCCCCGCCGCCGTGCGTCTCGCCGTCCTGCTGGATCGACCGGGACGCGAACTGCCCATCCAGGCCGATATCGCCGCCCACTACATCGATCTGCCACCGCGGCAGCGGGTCAAGCTGCGCGGCCCCGACCCCCTGCATCTGGTCATTGAGGAGGCCCATTCATGA
- the gshB gene encoding glutathione synthase — protein sequence MAYRLGVVMDPIEGITPYKDTTLAMLLEAQRRGWEIRYLTLADLSLRDGTAYGDGALLEVRDDNHDWFSLGERDEEPLENLDAILMRKDPPVDSAYVYATHILEVAERAGVLVVNRPRGLRDVQEKLSIAHFPQCCTPTVVEMKAEPLKAFINAQERAVLKPLHGMGGEAIFVVHAGDPNTSVIIEQLSERGTRYVMAQRYLPEISDGDRRILVIDGQPVDFALARLPAAGESRGNLAAGGRGVARPLTEREHWIVEQVRPLLAEHGILFAGLDVIGGYLTEVNVTSPTCVREIDAQQGTNIAAELFTVIEHRLMGRP from the coding sequence ATGGCCTATCGCCTCGGGGTCGTCATGGACCCCATCGAGGGCATTACCCCGTACAAGGACACCACGCTGGCGATGTTGCTGGAAGCCCAGCGACGCGGCTGGGAGATCCGCTATCTGACGCTGGCCGATCTCTCGCTGCGGGATGGCACGGCCTATGGCGATGGCGCGTTGCTCGAGGTTCGCGACGACAACCATGACTGGTTCAGCCTCGGCGAACGCGACGAGGAGCCGCTCGAGAACCTCGATGCCATTCTCATGCGCAAGGACCCGCCGGTGGACAGCGCCTATGTCTACGCCACCCATATCCTCGAGGTCGCCGAGCGCGCCGGCGTGCTGGTGGTCAACCGACCACGGGGCCTGCGCGATGTGCAGGAGAAGCTGTCCATCGCGCACTTCCCGCAGTGCTGCACGCCCACTGTTGTGGAAATGAAGGCCGAGCCATTGAAGGCCTTCATCAATGCCCAGGAACGCGCGGTGCTCAAACCGCTGCACGGCATGGGGGGCGAGGCCATATTCGTGGTGCACGCCGGTGATCCCAATACCAGCGTGATCATCGAGCAGCTCTCCGAGCGCGGCACGCGTTACGTGATGGCGCAGCGCTATCTGCCCGAGATCAGCGACGGCGACCGGCGCATCCTGGTGATCGATGGTCAGCCCGTGGACTTCGCCCTGGCCCGGCTGCCCGCCGCCGGGGAGAGCCGTGGCAACCTCGCGGCCGGTGGACGTGGTGTCGCCCGCCCCCTCACCGAGCGTGAGCACTGGATCGTCGAGCAGGTTCGCCCCCTGCTCGCGGAGCACGGCATCCTCTTCGCCGGTCTCGACGTGATTGGCGGCTACCTCACCGAGGTCAATGTCACCAGCCCGACCTGTGTGCGCGAAATCGACGCCCAGCAGGGGACGAACATCGCCGCGGAGCTTTTCACGGTGATCGAACACCGGCTCATGGGACGCCCCTGA
- the metW gene encoding methionine biosynthesis protein MetW, translated as MSPLRADLEIVADWVGAGDRVLDLGCGDGRLLRYLFDSRQATGYGLEIDPAGITQSIANGINVIESDLDEGLSDFDDDAFDQVILTQTLQAVQRPDQLLREMLRVGHTGIVTFPNFAYYRLRYHLAIRGRMPMSEALSYAWYETPNIHFCTIHDFEALCDELGIHILERRVLSHDFKRPLLASLIPNLFGEVALYRICRA; from the coding sequence ATGAGCCCGCTTCGCGCCGACCTCGAGATCGTCGCCGACTGGGTCGGCGCGGGCGACCGTGTGCTCGATCTCGGTTGCGGTGATGGCCGGCTACTGCGCTATCTGTTCGACAGCCGTCAGGCGACCGGCTACGGGCTGGAGATCGATCCGGCCGGGATCACGCAGAGCATTGCCAACGGCATCAACGTCATTGAGAGCGATCTCGACGAGGGGCTCTCCGACTTCGACGACGATGCCTTCGACCAGGTCATCCTCACCCAGACGCTGCAGGCGGTGCAGCGCCCGGACCAGCTACTGCGGGAGATGCTGCGGGTTGGCCATACCGGAATCGTGACCTTCCCCAATTTCGCCTACTACCGCCTGCGCTACCACCTGGCGATCCGCGGGCGCATGCCCATGAGCGAGGCCTTATCGTACGCATGGTACGAGACGCCGAATATCCATTTCTGCACGATTCACGATTTTGAGGCGCTCTGCGACGAGCTGGGTATTCACATTCTGGAGCGCCGCGTGTTATCTCATGACTTCAAGCGGCCACTGCTGGCAAGCCTGATACCCAACCTCTTCGGAGAAGTGGCGCTTTACCGCATCTGTCGAGCCTGA
- the proC gene encoding pyrroline-5-carboxylate reductase, translated as MSEKIIAFIGGGNMARSLIGGLIADGHPHAGLRIAEPDARRREALIEDFGIQAFEENATAIRGADAVILAVKPPLIADVIRDLAGQIREQESLVISVAAGVRCVDIASWLGGDAPVVRAMPNTPALVQTGATALYANEAVTAGQHDLAESILRAVGMVVWLPDEQQMDAVTAVSGSGPAYFFLTMEAMQAAGESMGLSSETARLLTLETALGAARMALESSEDAASLRQRVTSPGGTTAAATQVLEDGDLAGLYRRALQAAARRAHEIGDELGDQ; from the coding sequence GTGAGCGAGAAGATCATTGCCTTTATCGGTGGCGGCAATATGGCCCGCAGCCTGATCGGCGGACTGATTGCCGATGGCCACCCCCATGCGGGTCTGCGCATCGCCGAACCGGATGCCCGGCGCCGCGAGGCGCTGATCGAGGACTTCGGCATTCAGGCCTTCGAGGAGAACGCCACCGCGATTCGCGGCGCCGATGCGGTGATCCTGGCAGTCAAACCACCGCTGATCGCGGATGTAATCCGCGATCTGGCCGGGCAGATCCGCGAGCAGGAGAGCCTCGTCATCTCTGTCGCGGCGGGGGTGCGCTGCGTCGATATCGCCTCATGGCTGGGCGGGGATGCGCCGGTGGTCCGGGCCATGCCCAACACCCCCGCCCTGGTCCAGACCGGTGCCACCGCCCTTTACGCCAACGAGGCGGTCACCGCCGGGCAGCATGACCTTGCCGAGAGCATCCTGCGGGCGGTGGGCATGGTGGTCTGGCTGCCCGATGAGCAGCAGATGGATGCCGTCACCGCCGTTTCCGGCAGCGGTCCGGCCTATTTCTTCCTGACCATGGAGGCCATGCAGGCGGCCGGCGAGTCGATGGGCCTGAGCAGCGAGACGGCTCGGCTGCTGACCCTTGAGACCGCCCTCGGAGCGGCCCGGATGGCCCTCGAGAGTAGTGAGGATGCCGCCTCCCTGCGCCAGCGGGTCACCTCCCCCGGCGGCACGACGGCGGCGGCAACGCAGGTCCTCGAGGACGGCGATCTGGCCGGGCTGTATCGTCGCGCCCTCCAGGCCGCGGCGCGTCGTGCCCACGAAATCGGCGACGAACTGGGAGATCAGTAA
- a CDS encoding YggS family pyridoxal phosphate-dependent enzyme — MITEPKAEIAQRLAAVRQRIRDAEVAYGREAGSVKLLAVSKRQPIEAIRAAIAEGQHAFGENYLQEGAEKREALAGESVEWHFIGALQSNKTRAVAEGFDWVHTIDRLKIARRLSEQRPADAAPLQCCLQVNVSGEASKSGVAPEQAPDLANEIASLPNLQLRGLMTLPEAVPDFESQRAAFRQLRELQARLVADGLALDTLSMGMSNDLEAAVAEGATMVRLGTAVFGPRPEKTP; from the coding sequence ATGATCACCGAGCCGAAAGCCGAAATCGCTCAGCGCCTCGCCGCAGTGCGCCAGCGGATTCGTGATGCCGAGGTTGCCTATGGGCGTGAGGCGGGCAGTGTGAAGCTGCTGGCGGTGAGCAAACGCCAGCCCATCGAGGCGATCCGGGCGGCAATCGCCGAGGGACAGCATGCATTTGGCGAGAATTATCTGCAGGAGGGTGCGGAGAAACGCGAAGCCCTCGCGGGGGAGTCGGTCGAATGGCATTTCATCGGCGCCCTGCAGTCGAACAAGACCCGGGCAGTGGCGGAAGGCTTTGACTGGGTGCATACCATCGATCGGCTGAAGATCGCCCGGCGGCTGTCTGAGCAGCGTCCGGCGGACGCCGCGCCGCTGCAATGCTGTCTGCAGGTCAATGTCAGCGGCGAGGCCAGCAAGTCGGGGGTTGCGCCCGAACAGGCGCCGGATCTGGCCAATGAGATCGCCAGCCTGCCCAACCTGCAGTTGCGCGGCTTGATGACGCTGCCGGAGGCGGTCCCCGATTTTGAATCCCAGCGGGCTGCGTTCCGGCAGTTACGCGAGCTGCAGGCACGACTCGTTGCCGACGGACTGGCGCTCGATACGCTGTCCATGGGCATGTCCAATGATCTGGAGGCGGCGGTGGCCGAGGGGGCGACGATGGTTCGCCTGGGCACCGCCGTTTTCGGACCCCGACCGGAGAAAACGCCGTGA
- a CDS encoding DUF4426 domain-containing protein: MPHCPRRIAGWIAGLLMVLPLLASAQQADRFGDYEIHYSAMPTGMLNATVADEYQIMRSRTRGMIMVTVLREGQPVGARVDIVARDKNDDLAEIGARRVRDDGWTSYVGTFPVEDGEALTFEIEVNPHQGGGPFKVAFRQTFFTGE; the protein is encoded by the coding sequence ATGCCGCACTGCCCACGCCGGATCGCTGGATGGATCGCCGGACTGCTGATGGTGCTGCCCCTGCTCGCCAGCGCCCAGCAGGCGGACCGTTTCGGCGACTATGAAATCCACTACAGCGCCATGCCCACCGGCATGCTCAATGCCACAGTGGCCGATGAATATCAGATCATGCGCAGCCGCACCCGCGGCATGATCATGGTGACGGTGCTGCGCGAGGGCCAGCCCGTGGGAGCCCGGGTGGATATCGTTGCCCGTGACAAGAATGACGATCTGGCCGAGATCGGTGCGCGACGCGTGCGGGACGACGGCTGGACATCTTATGTTGGCACCTTCCCGGTGGAAGATGGCGAAGCGCTGACCTTTGAAATCGAAGTCAACCCCCACCAGGGCGGTGGACCGTTCAAGGTCGCCTTCCGCCAGACCTTCTTCACCGGGGAGTAG
- a CDS encoding aspartate carbamoyltransferase catalytic subunit — MSVQLDDQGRLRHFLTTEGLDPRLLTRILDTAESFAGVIGKSVKKVPLLRGRTVINLFFESSTRTRTTFELAAKRLSADVLNVAVDTTTTKGESLLDMLRNLQAMQADMFVIRHNQSGAAEYFARHVDPGVAVLNAGDGWHAHPTQAMLDAFTIRRHKGPFEQLRIAIVGDIRHSRVARSQIHAFNGLGAGEVRVIAPNTLLPSDVDTLGVQVYNDLSAGLRDVDVVIALRLQHERMQGALLPGESEYFRHYGLTESRLASAHLEAIVMHPGPINRGVEIDSALADGPRSVILDQVTNGIAVRMAVMTMVLGVQADTAREVS; from the coding sequence ATGAGCGTCCAGCTGGATGACCAGGGGCGGCTGCGGCATTTTCTCACCACCGAGGGTCTCGATCCGCGGCTGCTCACGCGCATCCTGGATACCGCCGAGTCGTTTGCCGGTGTGATCGGCAAATCGGTCAAGAAGGTCCCGCTACTGCGCGGCCGGACCGTGATCAATCTGTTCTTCGAGTCGAGCACACGCACACGGACCACCTTTGAACTGGCGGCCAAACGCCTGTCCGCCGACGTGCTCAACGTCGCGGTGGACACGACGACAACAAAAGGCGAAAGCCTGCTGGACATGCTCCGCAACCTGCAGGCAATGCAGGCCGACATGTTCGTGATCCGCCACAACCAGAGCGGAGCGGCGGAGTACTTCGCCCGCCACGTCGACCCGGGCGTGGCGGTACTGAACGCCGGCGACGGCTGGCATGCCCATCCCACCCAGGCCATGCTCGATGCCTTCACCATCCGTCGCCATAAGGGCCCGTTCGAGCAACTGCGCATCGCCATCGTCGGTGACATCCGCCATTCGCGGGTGGCGCGCTCCCAGATCCATGCCTTCAATGGACTGGGCGCCGGCGAAGTACGCGTCATCGCACCCAACACGCTGCTGCCCTCGGACGTGGACACCCTGGGTGTGCAGGTCTATAACGACCTCAGCGCCGGGCTGCGCGATGTGGACGTGGTCATCGCCCTGCGCCTGCAGCATGAGCGCATGCAGGGGGCGCTCCTGCCGGGCGAATCGGAGTACTTCCGGCACTACGGGCTGACCGAATCCCGCCTGGCCAGCGCACATCTCGAGGCCATCGTAATGCATCCCGGACCCATTAACCGCGGCGTGGAGATCGATTCTGCCCTGGCCGACGGCCCGCGCTCGGTCATCCTCGATCAGGTGACCAACGGCATCGCCGTGCGCATGGCGGTCATGACCATGGTGCTCGGTGTCCAGGCGGACACGGCACGGGAGGTCTCATGA